One window from the genome of Epinephelus moara isolate mb chromosome 5, YSFRI_EMoa_1.0, whole genome shotgun sequence encodes:
- the LOC126389635 gene encoding uncharacterized protein LOC126389635, producing the protein MDVRPPRWKEVQEVVRRAKASSAPGPNGVPYRVYKSAPYILKFLWKQLRIVWEKQIIPRAWRRAGGVLIPKEKESVDLSQFRMISPLNVERKIFFCVVAQRLASYLERNSLIDTMVQKAGIPGFSGCLEHASMIWHQIQAAKINKRDLHVIFLDQANEFGSVPHSLIWSAFDYFRVPQQPQVPEMQQFQAPELQQSKASELQQSSGPPKQQSPVILAYDCNLHSYPAYVAGSLPVLQKCFAYLSSW; encoded by the exons cacctaggtggaaggaagttcaggaggtggtcaggcgtgcaaaggcttcttcggccccaggacctaatggagtcccctaccgggtttataaaagtgcaccttatatccttaaatttttgtggaaacagctaagaatagtttgggagaaacaaattataccaagagcatggcgtagggcagggggtgtcctcattcctaaggagaaggagtctgtggaccttaGCCAGTTCCGGATGATTTCTCCCTTGAATGTGGagaggaagatttttttttgtgtagttgcgcagagattagctagctacttagaaaggaatagcttaatagatacCATGGTGCAAaaggcaggaataccaggtttttcagggtgtttagagcatgctagcatgatctggcaccagattcaggcagcgaagattaacaaaagggacctgcatgtaatatttttagatcaAGCAAATGAGTTTGGTTCAGTACCGCACAGCCTCATTTGGAGTGCGTTTGACTATTTCAgagtgccacag CAGCCCCAAGTTCCAGAGATGCAGCAGTTCCAAGCTCCTGAGCTTCAGCAGTCCAAAGCTTCAGAGCTGCAGCAGTCATCTGGTCCTCCAAAGCAGCAGTCACCAGT CATTCTTGCCTACGACTGCAACCTCCACAGCTATCCTGCCTACGTTGCTGGCTCCCTGCCCGTCCTCCAGAAGTGCTTTGCCTATCTGTCCTCCTGGTAA